The following coding sequences lie in one Eremothecium sinecaudum strain ATCC 58844 chromosome IV, complete sequence genomic window:
- the TAF8 gene encoding Taf8p (Syntenic homolog of Ashbya gossypii ABL128W; Syntenic homolog of Saccharomyces cerevisiae YML114C (TAF8)), whose protein sequence is MTANDSGTKSDRDRESGAAIQLKKLPNLQEISNKNPMRILLSHSIALQLKTMNSGVTITQLGFDNLLQFIELQMDDMFQILHGLANIQRRNEISVKDMKLFMKGSGIDCSALYHEFQRSELIKQRFESDYKHLEKKGVEIVEKWHRPMSSDELLSSPCADFFFKDVDILNLVPPTNTNNKYVPKWLPDFPPDHTYRFTSLYNRPVTDEREMKKRLFEEGQLSEIALLNMFGGTRDKKFAALDAATKEQLYKESQEETILVFGPPSKRQQRNKLTSSSRSHITKGFNIEEYARSRVELARQQVEEFENHKLQAQKNPFIRAANICSPYGTGPKLSRKSADREFSILLQRSYIGVLKSIPHLKRLKEKEIKAAIERERENRARLREEQERKHAEQGVVDLGALHDDSLLAGLDSSDSEDEQPPQQPSLPQGAPSPSQFYPTLPSLHNSPAPERQIAPDISAIPHSEATTPLPLQETPPKGQTSPSIPLRGSIQQSANPE, encoded by the coding sequence ATGACGGCAAATGACTCTGGGACGAAAAGCGACCGTGATCGCGAGTCCGGAGCGGCGAttcaattgaagaagctgCCAAATTTGCAGGAAATCTCAAATAAGAATCCAATGCGAATACTGCTCTCACATTCTATTGCTCTGCAGTTAAAAACAATGAATTCTGGCGTTACGATTACTCAGTTGGGGTTTGATAACTTACTGCAGTTTATAGAGCTACAGATGGACGATATGTTTCAGATATTACATGGTCTGGCCAATATACAGCGCAGGAATGAGATCTCTGTGAAAGATATGAAGTTGTTTATGAAGGGATCTGGGATTGACTGCAGTGCATTATATCATGAGTTCCAACGATCGGAATTGATAAAGCAGAGATTTGAATCGGATTATAAGCATCTGGAGAAAAAAGGTGTTGAAATTGTAGAAAAATGGCATAGACCGATGAGTAGCGACGAGCTGCTGTCTAGTCCCTGTGCCGACTTTTTTTTTAAGGATGTCGATATTTTAAACCTGGTGCCGCCCACGAATACCAACAATAAGTACGTCCCAAAGTGGCTTCCAGACTTTCCTCCGGACCACACTTATCGTTTTACTTCGCTGTATAACAGGCCTGTTACTGATGAAAGAGAAATGAAAAAAAGGCTCTTCGAGGAAGGGCAGCTTTCTGAGATTGCATTGCTTAACATGTTTGGTGGAACCAGGGATAAGAAGTTTGCTGCGCTTGATGCTGCAACAAAAGAGCAACTCTATAAGGAAAGCCAAGAAGAGACTATCCTTGTCTTTGGTCCTCCCTCAAAACGACAACAGCGCAACAAATTGACCAGCAGTAGCCGAAGCCATATCACCAAAGGTTTCAATATCGAGGAATACGCCCGCTCTAGAGTAGAACTGGCAAGGCAACAGGTAGAAGAGTTCGAAAACCATAAGCTTCAGGCCCAAAAAAATCCGTTTATAAGAGCCGCAAACATTTGCTCCCCATATGGAACTGGTCCGAAACTGTCTCGCAAGTCTGCTGATAGGGAATTCAGCATTCTGCTGCAGCGCAGCTACATCGGAGTTCTGAAATCCATACCGCACCTAAAGCGCCTCAAGGAAAAGGAAATAAAGGCGGCCATAGAGCGCGAGCGAGAAAACCGTGCCCGACTCAGAGAAGAGCAGGAACGCAAGCACGCTGAGCAGGGTGTAGTAGATCTTGGTGCCCTCCACGACGACTCGCTTTTAGCTGGTCTTGACTCCAGCGACAGCGAAGATGAACAACCTCCTCAACAACCTTCACTGCCCCAAGGAGCTCCTTCTCCCTCTCAGTTCTATCCTACATTACCTTCTCTACACAATTCGCCGGCCCCCGAAAGGCAAATAGCTCCAGACATCTCCGCCATACCCCACTCAGAAGCTACTACTCCGCTACCACTTCAAGAAACTCCACCAAAGGGTCAAACATCTCCTTCAATTCCGTTACGAGGCAGTATACAACAGAGTGCCAATCCTGAATGA